In the Streptomyces sp. NBC_00525 genome, one interval contains:
- a CDS encoding ATP-binding protein: MTAVQQTPAGLDGPDAAVAELWARLGEVERRVRIAVTLRREVDPEPDDPFLGQYLTPAAAERVLDSRDAFRPVPGHGPQDPEPPPGGGRIGALVARFGLAGPDVDLLLVAMAPDIDARFERLYGYLNDDLTRRRATIGLALELCGLPGAGPGRFRFSPSAPLVAAGLVEILEPERPLLSRVLRVPDRVTAHLLGDDEVDARAHGLVRVAAPPDEPDGPGGCPVTRRVAAAAGTGSGLVHLLDRGGDPARLAAGALAAAGLRPLVVDAAALAAAPEPDLAVRVLATEARLSGAGLVLGPLETLAPERPKGAALLGALCAAAGGGAPLLLYGKKNWDPLWAAESPVTIPVAPADPADAIRRWRGALADAGAGMGLGAGTGMGAGADDGPAAGTGSAEADADADAELVDAIRAYRLDSAQIRRAATVASRLAALEGRPVAAGDLRTAVRAQNGAGLARLARRIEPAVGWDDLVLPPATRRQLSDLALRARHRDQVLGRWRMRPGGGRGRGIVALFAGESGTGKTMSAEVIAADLGMELYVVDLSSVVDKYVGETEKNLERIFTEASDVNAVLLFDEADAVFGKRSQVKDAQDRHANVESAYLLQRIESFDGIAVLTTNLRANLDEAFTRRLDVVADFPVPNAEQRLALWERCLGTEIPRAPDLDLPTCAERFELTGGSIRACAVTAAYQAADSGRPLDTDQLVTAVLAEYRKLGRLVLDSEFGPWLRRTRNPGSGGR; this comes from the coding sequence GTGACCGCCGTACAGCAGACGCCCGCCGGGCTCGACGGGCCGGACGCGGCCGTCGCCGAACTCTGGGCGCGGCTCGGGGAGGTCGAGCGGCGGGTGCGGATCGCGGTCACCCTGCGCCGCGAGGTCGATCCGGAGCCGGACGATCCGTTCCTGGGGCAGTACCTCACGCCCGCCGCCGCCGAACGGGTGCTGGACTCACGCGACGCGTTCCGGCCCGTCCCCGGTCACGGGCCGCAGGACCCGGAACCACCGCCGGGGGGTGGCCGGATCGGCGCGCTGGTGGCCCGGTTCGGTCTTGCCGGGCCCGACGTCGATCTCCTGCTGGTCGCCATGGCCCCGGACATCGACGCCCGGTTCGAGCGGCTGTACGGCTATCTCAACGACGACCTGACCCGGCGCCGGGCCACGATCGGCCTGGCGCTCGAACTGTGCGGCCTGCCCGGCGCGGGCCCCGGCCGGTTCCGGTTCTCGCCGTCCGCGCCGCTCGTCGCGGCCGGTCTGGTGGAGATCCTGGAGCCCGAACGCCCGCTGCTGTCGCGGGTGCTGCGCGTCCCGGACCGGGTCACCGCGCATCTGCTCGGCGACGACGAGGTGGACGCGCGGGCGCACGGCCTGGTGCGGGTGGCCGCGCCGCCGGACGAGCCGGACGGGCCCGGCGGCTGCCCGGTGACCCGGCGCGTCGCGGCGGCGGCCGGCACCGGCAGCGGTCTCGTGCACCTGCTGGACCGGGGCGGCGACCCGGCCCGCCTCGCCGCGGGCGCGCTCGCCGCGGCCGGGCTGCGCCCGCTCGTCGTGGACGCGGCCGCGCTGGCGGCGGCCCCCGAACCGGACCTGGCCGTGCGCGTCCTGGCGACCGAGGCACGGCTGAGCGGCGCCGGGCTCGTCCTGGGCCCGCTGGAGACCCTCGCCCCGGAGCGGCCCAAGGGCGCCGCGCTGCTCGGCGCCCTGTGCGCGGCGGCCGGCGGCGGGGCGCCGCTGCTGCTGTACGGGAAGAAGAACTGGGACCCGCTGTGGGCGGCCGAGAGCCCGGTGACGATCCCGGTCGCCCCGGCGGACCCGGCCGACGCGATACGGCGCTGGCGCGGCGCGCTCGCCGACGCGGGCGCGGGCATGGGTTTGGGCGCGGGTACGGGGATGGGCGCGGGCGCCGACGACGGGCCGGCCGCCGGCACCGGGTCCGCCGAAGCCGACGCCGACGCCGACGCCGAACTGGTGGACGCCATCCGCGCGTACCGGCTGGACAGTGCGCAGATCCGCCGCGCCGCCACCGTGGCGTCCCGGCTGGCCGCCCTGGAGGGCCGGCCGGTGGCCGCGGGCGACCTGCGCACGGCCGTACGCGCGCAGAACGGGGCCGGGCTGGCCCGGCTCGCCCGCCGCATCGAGCCCGCGGTCGGCTGGGACGACCTGGTGCTGCCCCCGGCGACCCGCCGCCAGCTGTCCGACCTGGCGCTGCGCGCCCGCCACCGCGACCAGGTGCTGGGCCGGTGGCGGATGCGGCCGGGCGGCGGCCGGGGGCGCGGGATCGTCGCGCTGTTCGCCGGGGAGTCCGGGACGGGCAAGACCATGTCGGCGGAGGTGATCGCGGCGGACCTGGGCATGGAGCTGTACGTCGTGGACCTGTCGTCCGTGGTGGACAAGTACGTCGGGGAGACCGAGAAGAACCTGGAGCGGATCTTCACGGAGGCGTCCGACGTCAACGCGGTGCTGCTGTTCGACGAGGCGGACGCCGTCTTCGGGAAGCGCTCGCAGGTCAAGGACGCGCAGGACCGGCACGCCAATGTGGAGTCGGCCTATCTGCTCCAGCGCATCGAGTCCTTCGACGGCATCGCCGTCCTCACGACGAACCTGCGCGCCAACCTGGACGAGGCGTTCACCCGCCGTCTGGACGTGGTCGCGGACTTCCCCGTGCCCAACGCCGAACAGCGGCTCGCCCTGTGGGAACGCTGCCTCGGCACGGAGATCCCCCGCGCCCCGGACCTGGACCTGCCGACGTGCGCGGAGCGGTTCGAGCTGACGGGCGGCTCGATCCGGGCGTGCGCGGTGACCGCCGCGTACCAGGCGGCGGACTCGGGCCGCCCGCTGGACACGGACCAGCTGGTCACCGCGGTGCTGGCGGAGTACCGCAAGCTCGGACGGCTGGTCCTGGACAGCGAGTTCGGCCCGTGGCTGCGGCGTACGCGCAACCCCGGCAGCGGCGGACGGTGA
- a CDS encoding DUF4255 domain-containing protein, protein MIHEVDEGLRLLLVDAGLQDSGVELVFDAPTKDWSARRNAPTVSVFLYGIREDAARRRSGTAEEYDGEGVVTGRRAPARWFELTYLVTAWTNRPQDEHRLLSEVLRCLIRTSALPERMLTGSLAELGLTVEMEAASAGSGDRPSTVDVWSALGGELKAAIDLRVWAPLSGELEPVGPPVTEGLVVRTAAAVDGGATEPGRRLRYENGAPDRRGEGFAAERERQLPPGRRRRGGGSGSGSGLR, encoded by the coding sequence GTGATCCACGAGGTCGACGAGGGGCTGCGGCTGCTGCTGGTCGACGCCGGACTCCAGGACAGCGGCGTCGAGCTGGTCTTCGACGCCCCGACGAAGGACTGGTCGGCGCGGCGCAACGCCCCCACGGTGAGCGTGTTCCTGTACGGCATCCGCGAGGACGCGGCGCGCCGCCGCAGCGGCACGGCCGAGGAGTACGACGGGGAGGGCGTCGTCACCGGCCGCCGCGCGCCCGCCCGCTGGTTCGAGCTGACGTACCTGGTCACCGCCTGGACCAACCGCCCCCAGGACGAACACCGGCTGCTGTCCGAGGTGTTGCGCTGTCTGATCCGGACGAGCGCGCTCCCCGAACGGATGCTCACGGGCAGCCTCGCCGAACTCGGCCTCACGGTCGAGATGGAGGCCGCTTCGGCCGGTTCGGGCGACCGCCCCTCCACGGTGGACGTGTGGTCGGCGCTGGGCGGCGAGCTGAAGGCCGCCATCGACCTGCGGGTCTGGGCACCGCTCTCCGGCGAACTGGAACCGGTCGGGCCGCCGGTCACGGAGGGCCTGGTGGTGCGCACGGCCGCCGCCGTGGACGGCGGGGCGACCGAACCGGGCCGCCGGCTGCGCTACGAGAACGGCGCGCCGGACCGGCGGGGCGAGGGCTTCGCGGCCGAACGCGAACGGCAGTTGCCGCCGGGCCGGCGCAGGCGCGGGGGCGGAAGCGGGAGCGGGAGCGGGTTGCGATGA